Genomic segment of Nothobranchius furzeri strain GRZ-AD chromosome 12, NfurGRZ-RIMD1, whole genome shotgun sequence:
TTTGTCTAACTCAGACGGCTCAAAGAGTCCCAATATGTCTCAACTCGACACAAAGTGCTTTAAACTGTGTAGATATCTGGCTaaggctcgccattaaatgtagcggaatataattggtatattcttacacttttattaaggtccagagatatcactgatccaacccgagctggatcattaatctttggaccgggcccttagaatcaaaagaggttgtttttactacagggaattttattcaaacaccttgtattgaattagaaacaagaagagagagagagagagatgggatgtttaagaatatttattttataattatttgaaacaatcaccaggactaactctctaatgatggatgcagatgaatgtaatgctgaagtgttggtgtgtgtgtgtcagttcagaatctccatctggtggaggcgagtctgagtgcgagatgttgtttgctcctaactgaccgacgatggacttcaggaggaagacatgagacgctatctatgccgatctacgtaccgtgcagagacttccgtgttagatccggatgccaggtcctcggaccctccttggtgctggaactggCGAAACAGtgtcggcagcacgacaaaccagtctatagatcgtctcccggtacaacggcaggttttCAGCGTCACGCAGAGACCCCCCTTTTTGGgtcagagagttcagcttttattctgatggAACTGtcatcttgttgataaaacgacagaattttccagcttgacagttctcagcttaaaagtagaaaatacagctggccagtctgtacttcacttagcgatgatggatttgagagctggtcgagtactTGGTTTGAACTGCGTTGAACTAAACTAAAATggtgttgttctgttttattaagcttagttgtttatgattcttagcgaatcggagtggacagattaactaaacaccacagagctctgccacgcatcagaaaggaagctctgattggatgagtgaacaatgtgtcatgtgtttaccttatgtgaatcaggatgtctagctcagttagcccaaagtcctgttattcattaaacacataaatcataacattgtgatttcacagatcggtcacctgattattactgaccagcagttgttttgattaggtttattagaaataaagttctttgattaactaatgaaaagcgttcttcgtccttcttctgtcttctttgctggaatgtaaacatcagaagcaagcgcacgaccttggcaatttatgcacactgtcactgtgtcaaagggcagctgttaagggcagaaatggcatattcataacgctacaccggggagaggacggtctggagctccctagttgggatgctgcccccgcgacccggacccggataagcggaggaagacgacgacgatgagggACGCTTTTTGttgataaaatgtttgttttgtcaAATGTGATTTGGTGTACTGCTccctattttaatgtttttgcacTCACGTACCTGTGTTAGCCCTCCCAGGATCCCAGACCTGGTTGGGTTGTAACAGAAGAACTTGTTTTATGCATTGTGTGTAAATAAACTCAAGTTTGGAGGAAGACATTGTCTCAGCCCATTGTTTGATCTAGCGTGATCACTCTCCGTACCTAAAATAATAACAGTCGTGGGGCTCTAGGTTCACACTTGTACCAAATTAATATGTAGTCAATTTGCTTTATTTCGCTGAATTTCTACTTTGTTCTTGATGGTCGcacgtgtagcatcatgaatggcctcattttgtggGGCAAAGTTCACACTTTCCAGCTGGGTcacagctgggtcgagctgtaactTCCATCCACAGATTAAACCACCAGGAGCCGAATAGTCTACAATAACACCGTCTTCAATCTGACTGTTTATCTGTTTGCTGTTCCATCACGAGATGAAGGACCTTCAACTCTAAtcaaataatttaataaactcttttattATAAGGTTtactataatcatcataaatgatcatcatggttcattataaatgtatttttaactaaTGAAATGACTTataattctttggttaataataattattatttatgataatcagtaatgtgtgttcagtaaccagaaggtctttTGCACGTGTTTACACCTCATGCAGGACTCACTTCAAGGTAACTGCCTCACATGTCTTCCATAGTCATGCTTCCtgactctgagagggcgtgttctgaggttttgttaaaaccaaagctCCACagcttaagttcagttcttgaaccaagctgATACTTCTTCGTGGCAACGAGAGTATCCCAGAGGAGAAGGGTCGGCCGCCTGACTCCTCACTAagcgttctgtcacgccgatagaatagctCTGAATAAACGCACCTATAACCAGCTGAcactacgagattccttaagaatctgcacGGATGCAAAGCCACATCTACCTGTGCACCTcacggcaactctaggaccagagaaagTCGGTACCCTTGGTCATCTGCTGGACCTGAGTACCcccgaggctgacaacatcctccagacctccagatccacacagagggtcgtctgaacggtgaggtagaacacagattgtgtctgatgttgttctctctaagaaaccatcagttagctgcaaaaccaacgtttcacccagaacgcgttctcCCTCTGAAAGAAAGCTTCTGAgatttcattcacgcatccaaacctcaTCATTCCActtagttttccatccagacacaggggttgctttaataacaagttttaatatcaaaattGTTGTTCATATTTGACATTTATAAATTGTTATTCATTAATTGTCTATTTTAAGTTGTCAGATttgaaattgttagtaataaattcttaaatttttaaacctgactcttctttgaatgaaacacagaatggtgtgcatTTTCAGTTATTGAATCAGCAAAGAACcttattaagtcttctgtttaataaataaacttttgctattaatttcaacatcttaaattaaatattaatccgtagattaaatataaaccaagctcgttggtgtatgaacttctatcgattatattaatatcctagatgtttatatatgatagaagcttcatatgttaacttgtttgtctttctcagaatctaacaaagctgatagcaacagcgttagttctagtatgtagattaaccCTACACACGTGTGAACCATGTGCACAAACACATTCAGtgcaaacacacacgcgcacacatgcagttaaatgtcttaaattaaattgtgtgcattaatcttatagtacaAGCAGTAGAGTTGTTATCATCTGTAATATGTTTTAATGGTGGGCTGGTTTGATTAATATGTGTGATAGGCTGGCCGATTACCTGGTTGAGACACCAACCAGTCCTGCTACatctacatacaaacagtccaaagaactgggtgtgagcgtagcctctgtgtggccctccacatacggccccttgaacacccagatggtctgttacacatacgtttctggttctgatcaagcggccaagcagtcaacaatatttacatacaaacagtcccAAGTCAATATATACGTCCGTGGTACCAAGAACTGGGTGTGAGTGTAGCCTCTTTGTGGTCCCCACAACATGATGACCACAGGCTTTaaaaactctggacatctcctgtgatttagattcatcatatatttctcccagtttcagctgagtgtctcatttagtaacaaaacatgattgtgaactctctctcaagtcaagtttattatatagcccatttcatacacaaaacggtagcccaatgtgcttcacatagttaaaacaatcacaagtgaaatgaaatagttaaaatgtcacatcatgttgtgtaaaataaaatcaaagaatattgacacagaacatagcacacaaaaataaaagcatattaagtacaattattggtagcgctttcttttacagtcctctaattacttagtacttacatggtaattactttGTAAGTTagtatattattgtttctgaggtCTTAAATTGTTATTActatgtaactcaggttcaattctagtttttatttttattaatcattcctcgtaaatactgctttacacagtaACTgcaccagggtttcccttacataggcgtagccgtggcggcccgccacggctgaaatccaatcgccacgcctacaagatcccaagttttgattttttttatctgtttcaCGAgggagcagcgggaactactatgttgtcgcttgtgatcacagctggcaggcagcaaggaggagcaggcagggcagggtgaagttacagcataaaggtagcagtggatataatgctttttggtttacatgtttcaatagcattaagataaacgagcgttgacgatcttgacaggattTCCTCTCCCCACCAGGataatcatcacttattcatgtaaaatgtatttatttttttatgtctgactttaaccgcatctaatactgtattacgatgtgagcgcaacagtggcaacttaagatcgatgtgtgagcagcctgagaggtcgggtgttttcatctgaacccttaaaacctccagcaggctacgctgcactattgacgtgttagcgcgcggcgctaacaacttagcgacataacaagtctcggagaaagcgtaaaaacacgttgaacgcttcttctgaagcgggaaaataacacctcttcttaagcagagcacgacgtcgcctcagcTCGCTCACAGCCGAGCCGGActaagctcgataacattgacccagcacagccactgggtcgttggagctgccccgtgactgcctgatggaaaaccagcggttttcatcagactcgtaaagtttcttgtttttgctggggaccccctgtattttaccgctccctcctgcagtcttcccctattaaaatttaaaatgattctgtaaattccgtgtatcaatagaaaaaatctctgcctctgccagctacagtaaatgtagtctccaaataataactaagaggtagggctgctcaattaatcaaattttaatcacgatttcgatctgagttttgaaagattataaaaaacaaaacaagccgattatttgctcctcccacttgcgctgccctgagttgcagatgaagcgctcctcctagggtgttgccaacttggcgactttgacgctatttctaacagcttctcagacccccttcttgactttttaaatcttaaaagtacctaacgAACACCTCagcaacatctctggtaacccttagctactttctggataactgtcgtcaatgtttcctgcaggttagctaaactctccgcctgcgctccggaccgttcttcaggacattaggaaagggaacagggtccgaaattaacactcgccaaatgcgagtaaattgctccatttggcgagtacatttttttgctctacctgccacctggcgagtaaatgtttgcaccaaattagttatgtttatcagtcatcttccatggatttgtgatactcctcccgcctgcatgcaacgtacacaaacgtacgcgatacGTGAACgcagcatccaacgtcatttccacctatcccattcaatcagtttatcaagttagcagttagcttcgtgttaaaactagcagtgaaatgtggcggtttttaactggagtcagccagccttccaaaagaaaactcgtcgagctggaagaaaaaccaccaggaccagtggcaaccagaagattttgtgaaaagtggcgaaccggagatggcggagtcgtgagacaatggctacattatgatggccacgtagcgttgctgcctttcacagacaactgtccctctgcattcttcaaatgtccaataaatgcccatacttcccactttgtcttctttgagggataataaatgtcccaagttctacagtctcctctggccattatttcagctttagctgaaagaaagttttggtcgtaaacaacaaagtgcgcatgtgccgccggcaacttccagcagatgatacggtggctggtaagggtcaccgcgcctacaccgcagccacggtaatccactgaaataatttttttttaaacaagacggtaattattattgtaaacttctttaccggggtttaccgctacaccggttaccgtgactttcagatattctcatggtgcagctgtgttctccagagatcaaggactatgacccaaatgaggctgtaatgctttggcccacagacggtgtcagaagcaggaggccagacttcatggacagaaaaaacaaggagtctgactagatttcaatgaaagagttcatgaaaacatctctaaaaataaataaatagtaaaaatgacaaaagagttgtttttcttattaattgatgttttaattattttgtcactctgtttggaatcaacattatatagaattacatgctttaggtagatctaaatcatttagaattttggccggtaaaaaatatgcttggccggtagattttcatcatctaccagccaacttggccggtgagtaaaaaatttaatttcggaccctgaaagggaatgatgcagtgatgtgtcagtcgctaaagaaacagctctcggagccggctccctgttcgattaaccagagtgagtgacacacaccgtacctgcggactcctgagccgctaaaaacggctaaatgtgcgcgtgcggcgtgctaaacatacgtgcagcttgtcctgattgctgtgagaccgggttgggggtggggggtgcagctgtggttgggacatttattacattaactgatttacttgtaaatacatagtttataaataaggtagaaataagttcctcacgctgataaataataactaatctctctgaggacacggtgctagtgcactctcctacagcaccttgacacggctcaataaatgttatgcatcattttgtgaacatcaatttatttgcatttatttgttataaatgccactgtataattcttgctgtcagtatttgcaagatattggtttttgggtctgtactggttaaacttacatgagttaaaccaaggtctatagcccttgggtcataaactatgagctataagtatattcaacacattctcactcacagcgcgtcaaaaacaaacgcttggtcagccaccatccacgtcagacccctgatgcccaaagtgccctttttcgttatgtgcgaaaagggttttttcccttatttgactgcagatcccaatgcagtgtaaaactgacgtgattggatgtccgcagccagggcaccaaacaagctcattgtacatcaccttaaccttatcctcttatttaaccttatcttcttatttaaccttcccctcacccctatcctaaccttaaccatcttgctagcgaacgcgttagtgatgtgtcgatcgctctaaaagccggctgtgAACGGCTGTAAAAGTGAACGgcaggagccgcctcgtcattggtcgagtttggaccaagccaacgcgagggggaggtttcaactaccacggtggaggtttaaagtagagggtatgtgtaccctccccctcgccagatggtatgttctaacgttcccgttgggcggcaaatacgaaaactgACTGtcagtcagagtcagaatgcatatgaaacaaacgcttgatcacagtgagagtaacgttttaggtagcaagagggttaaggttaggttgagggagaggggaaggttataaatagtgaaacgttaaggtttaggtgaggttcaatgagctggttcggtgcggaGCTGGTCCGGTGCCGCATTTAACgtataggtgcggttaaacgagctggttcggtgccgcatcggttaaatgagggttaaggttaggatgagggtgaggggaaggttataaatagtgaaacgttaaggtttaggtgcggttaaacgagctggttcggtgcggaGCTGGTCCGGTGCCGCATTTaacgtttaggtgcggttaaacaagctggttcggtgccgcatcggttaaatgagggttaaggttaggatgagggagaggggaaggttataaatagtgaaacgttaaggtttaggtgcggttaaatgagctggttcggtgccgcatcagcggacatctaatcacgtcagttttacgctgcattgggatatgcagggaaaacccccttttcgcacataagtaacgaaaaagggcacttttggcgtctggggtctgacgtggagggtggctgaccaagcgtttgtttccgacgcttagggtgtgagaatgtgttggtatattggtctttttatactgggaatcaggagttattatagtgatcatcttgtttcttatttctttttgtcctgattgtgccctgaacaattttatgactgaataaaaacaaataaaatcaacatgaatagaaaaatcgtcctaaataatcgtgatctcaatttcagtcacaataatcgtgattattatttttgccataatcgagcagccctactaagaggtgcattcatttgtggatctcctttgatccgcattagtgatattctcagcacctgaACAGTGaagaaaagaaacagattcctgagtttgttataattttatttattaggtgcatctaacctgttatatttttctctgaaatgagatcaaatcagtgcttctatgggttgtctccactctgcactagaaaattttactttatttagagacgtgcggagaaaaaaaactacaagatgcagaaaaaaggataaacctccaaccttcatattgtcagcaataaacgcagcaaaacttaactttcatgaccaaaaaaaaaaaaccccataaaaattattcagtacatcaggagagcaggaacaagtcttatttctgattttaaatttttacttcaattcaaactatttagacttttgtgttttcatcacatttagcttgtattttatttaaaatatcatcagctttacaggttagctgttcctgtgCGCTTAAAAagttactgtaaatcctctaatacaggcccaggcctgtatttgactcaagctcatcaagctccaggcctttattggaaggagggccagtattagaggcaggcctctatttctatttgagcaaaatgaactaatggttcgctggagtttttgacaattaaaattgcgctcacattttcaaagttaaacacatttcttttaacaatggtagtttctgcttcagccctctcccccctccccctgcgcagcggacgCAAACTCACTGACGCgcttgcagcctctcggagttcctgctgctctaaacattaaaataattatttcattttctgttcctcacttctgattaccttcaatggtgtctgtttgttgcaaccaggtataaaaactaacttgtttttatttgactatttttctgtcctgcctgtttatcatcttcctgcatctcctctcaatcctaaagagaaactgctaactgggttcatatatattcaccttatgagttacctttgaactgcagttctaaaagatctaccagaAAACATTaatggaaatgaaccgacatgaacgatcgcgtgttaaattagtttttgaggtggcgacacctgatttgataacgttactgtggccgtgctcaggacgcagatctaccgactgcaaaaacagcggagtgctccctgcttggcggccgcatcagtgatcggtgcgtcaccggaggacaaggtgatgcgccccgctccacagcagcgaaacccacgatcgcgtgtcagtactgacgctctggcacagcgcgttgcccccccagaaagcaggagcttgtcacctgctgacagcaggctgctgtcttttccgagggctgcatcttgccggtcattatcacgtgacagcgactagtcaatgacagacataaaaagtcactatagtgaagtcgactagttcatacaacccctattgctccccagtgttctgcagcgcatgttctctttgaacttgatatcaaattttcgcctcctcttcgtctccgcacggttaaagttaccctcgcggtctatcactggcaaatcaaaagtgagacgatgacacaaccgcccccgtacttgcttgttaccacattccacccggccacaataagagaccagccattattcacctccgccgactcagacaccggccaaaatatgagacccggccgttaaatgaatacaggcctgtattagaggatttagggTATGTTACTTAACTTCTAAAAAAAATGACCAAATcattcacatgaagtagatttgttattcattatctgaaagtatccgattagtttaaaaaactaaatatgttttgtttaatttggttttcagaatgtcactagtttacttatacttttaatatatatactgatgtactgaaatacagagaaatcaacttgtgagtACAATGCATGTTAATACAGTAAGCATAGCATGTTTaacataagcacattcacacatggaaagtatcaatgtaaataaatcatatggcagtaactctgctgtacttcattgtgtaaaagtagctcacgggccaaaaaaggttggagacccctgcaatagatcgttcagccctagtggatGCTTAGATGATTGTTTAAAGTTTTATTTCAGCTAAACcttcgtccacagagctcacaagcaaaaggcttctgtcctttatggactcttttgtgaccgtttaaactgatcttttgggttaaatcttttccaccgaactcacaggcgaaaagccagtgtggactctcatgtgtttgtttaaatgtgtcttttggctaaatctttttacacagagctcacaggcgaaaggcttctgtccagtgtggactctcatgtgactgtttaaatttgactttaagctaaatttcttttcacaaagctcacaaggaaagggcttctctccagtgtggactctcatgtgtttgtttaaacttcccttttcactaaatctattaccacagagctcacaggcgaaaggcttctctccagtgtggactctcatgtgtttgtttaaatgtgtcttttggctaaatctttttacacagagctcacaagcaaaaggcttctgtccagtgtggactctcatgtgactgtttaaatttgactttaagctaaatttcttttcacaaagctcacaaggaaagggcttctctccagtgtggactctcatgtgtttgtttaaacttcccttttcactaaatctattaacacagagctcacaggcgaaaggcttctctccagtgtggactctcatgtgtttgtttaaatttcccttttcactaaatctattaacacagagctcacaggcgaaaggcttctcttcagtgtgaactctcatgtgactgtttaaagttgacttttggctaaatctttgtccacagagctcacaagcaaaaggcttctctccagtgtggactctcatgtgtttgtttaaacttcccttttcactaaatctattaccacagagctcacaggcgaatggcttctctcctgtgtggactttcatgtgtttgtttaaacttcccttttcactaaatctattaccacagagctcacaagcaaaaggcttctgtccagtgtggactctcatgtgtgtgtttaaacttcccttttcactaaatctattaccacagagctcacaggcgaaaggcttctctccagtgtggactctcatgtgactgtttaaagttgactttccgCTAAATCTTGTTCCACAGAgcccacaagcaaaaggcttctgtccagtgtggactctcatgtgtgtgtttaaacttcccttttcactaaatctattaccacagagctcacagacaaaagatttctctcctgtgtggactctcatgtgacggtttaaatgtgtctttcggctaaatctcgttccacagagttcacaaggaaagggcttatctccagtgtggactctcatgtgactgtttaaatgttccttttggctaaatctcgttccacagagttcacaaggaaagggcttatctccagtgtggactctcatgtgactgtttaaagttgactttcggctaaatctttgtccacagagctcacaaggaaagggcttatctccagtgtggactctc
This window contains:
- the LOC129157297 gene encoding zinc finger protein 84 — translated: MEGEHLHLNKETDAARLQSFSQKTHLNKHKRVQTKQKNFACEHCGQRFHQKTNLTTHMSVHTGEKPFACELCGTRFSQKTTLNGHMRVHTGDKPFPCELCGQRFSRKSTLNSHMRVHTGDKPFPCELCGTRFSQKEHLNSHMRVHTGDKPFPCELCGTRFSRKTHLNRHMRVHTGEKSFVCELCGNRFSEKGSLNTHMRVHTGQKPFACGLCGTRFSGKSTLNSHMRVHTGEKPFACELCGNRFSEKGSLNTHMRVHTGQKPFACELCGNRFSEKGSLNKHMKVHTGEKPFACELCGNRFSEKGSLNKHMRVHTGEKPFACELCGQRFSQKSTLNSHMRVHTEEKPFACELCVNRFSEKGNLNKHMRVHTGEKPFACELCVNRFSEKGSLNKHMRVHTGEKPFPCELCEKKFSLKSNLNSHMRVHTGQKPFACELCVKRFSQKTHLNKHMRVHTGEKPFACELCGNRFSEKGSLNKHMRVHTGEKPFPCELCEKKFSLKSNLNSHMRVHTGQKPFACELCVKRFSQKTHLNKHMRVHTGFSPVSSVEKI